One Candidatus Krumholzibacteriia bacterium genomic region harbors:
- a CDS encoding ZIP family metal transporter yields MDFEVTLTTIFVAALITALATGLGAVPFAFTQDFSRRWLGLFSAVAGGLMMSASHGLVSEGEQRNAWLVLAGMALGLILVVLADRWIERRDSPDVADLSGADARKALLILGVMTAHSFAEGIGVGVSFGGSSELGLLITVAIAVHNIPEGLAISLVLIPRGTSVWKAAGWSIVSSLPQPLMAIPAFLFVTAFQPFLPVGMGIAAGAMIWMVFSELVPDSFEHLSTSAAATTLTLAFMTMMMVQLLLQH; encoded by the coding sequence GTGGACTTCGAGGTCACTCTGACGACGATCTTCGTGGCAGCGCTGATCACCGCGCTCGCCACGGGGCTGGGTGCGGTGCCCTTCGCCTTCACACAGGACTTCTCGCGACGCTGGCTCGGGTTGTTCAGCGCCGTGGCCGGCGGACTGATGATGTCGGCGAGTCACGGTCTGGTCTCCGAGGGCGAGCAGCGGAACGCGTGGCTGGTCCTGGCGGGCATGGCGCTCGGACTGATCCTGGTCGTCCTCGCCGATCGCTGGATCGAACGCCGCGACTCCCCCGACGTGGCCGACCTCAGCGGAGCCGATGCACGCAAGGCGCTGTTGATCCTGGGCGTGATGACGGCCCATTCCTTCGCCGAGGGCATCGGCGTTGGCGTCTCGTTCGGGGGGAGCTCGGAACTCGGACTGTTGATCACGGTGGCGATCGCCGTGCACAACATCCCCGAGGGTCTGGCCATCAGCCTGGTGCTGATCCCGCGTGGGACCTCGGTGTGGAAGGCCGCGGGCTGGAGCATCGTGTCGAGTCTGCCCCAGCCGCTCATGGCGATCCCGGCCTTCCTCTTCGTGACGGCCTTCCAGCCCTTCCTGCCGGTCGGCATGGGCATCGCGGCCGGCGCCATGATCTGGATGGTGTTCTCGGAGCTCGTCCCCGATTCCTTCGAGCACCTGTCGACGAGTGCGGCCGCGACCACCCTCACCCTGGCCTTCATGACCATGATGATGGTGCAGCTCCTGCTGCAGCACTGA
- a CDS encoding LysM peptidoglycan-binding domain-containing protein: MPARAVVSPGPNVHGHLVRALLGIAMLCLTAPELLAQEDPDVVVHRVRSGENLSWIAQRHRVSVSDLRHWNDLRGSRILPGQELRIPRRGGEIHVVRRGDTLSGIAERHGVSVSFLRRINALPGSRIHPGQRLNLQPSRADEAVHVVRRGDTLIGIARRYGVSVSILRDLNGVVGERIHPGQKLRLRSVATSVHVVERGDALWEIARAYGMSLAELRTLNGLRGDRIHPGQELKIRESGSQAPRWATHVVRRGDTLGEIAQLHQMSLRELRSANTLRSSVIHPGQRLRVRPLLGDDDTGLGLLSPAEIPWNDLVPRSRAVPVIAADNGPYLYSEPRAGAQRSRHHREGSAHGPRATYQQARRLWDSFDARIETLGRSSRSLEGLTVILDPGHGGRDPGTIVPTRIDDSRTVHVVEDEYVYDISLRVAVLLRLHGADVHLSLLSPNHLLRSNDPATATFVNEQNEVYNSARINRRNSASSWPRGGNHGLRNRVRTIRELAATAGSNRTLLISLHADNSPRSPEAVTVFHARRDRVSRDFARDVLPAFGAGARARGYDYYVLRHAPTDLAVLVEIRNLAHAAHAWALRDVKLRQRDAEKVVKGVLDWAASGALERRVATTGR, translated from the coding sequence ATGCCCGCGCGTGCCGTCGTGTCGCCAGGTCCCAACGTCCACGGACACCTCGTCCGTGCCCTCCTCGGCATCGCCATGCTCTGTCTGACGGCGCCGGAACTCCTGGCGCAGGAAGACCCCGATGTCGTCGTCCACCGGGTGAGGTCGGGCGAGAACCTGAGCTGGATCGCGCAGCGTCACAGGGTGTCGGTGTCCGACCTCCGCCATTGGAACGACCTGCGTGGCAGTCGGATCCTCCCCGGACAGGAACTCCGGATTCCGCGACGGGGTGGTGAGATCCACGTCGTGCGCCGCGGCGACACACTGAGCGGGATCGCCGAGCGTCACGGCGTGTCGGTGTCCTTCCTGCGCCGGATCAACGCTCTGCCGGGAAGCCGGATCCACCCCGGTCAGCGACTGAACCTCCAGCCCTCGCGAGCGGACGAAGCCGTGCACGTGGTCCGTCGTGGCGACACCCTGATCGGTATCGCGCGCCGCTACGGTGTGTCCGTCTCGATACTCCGCGACCTCAACGGGGTCGTAGGCGAACGGATCCATCCCGGCCAGAAGCTGCGTCTGCGTTCGGTGGCGACGAGCGTGCACGTGGTCGAGCGCGGTGATGCCCTCTGGGAGATCGCGCGCGCCTACGGCATGAGCCTGGCCGAGCTCAGGACACTGAACGGTCTCCGTGGCGACCGCATCCACCCGGGTCAGGAGCTGAAGATCCGAGAGTCCGGCTCGCAGGCGCCGCGCTGGGCCACCCATGTCGTGCGGCGTGGCGACACGCTGGGCGAGATCGCCCAGCTCCACCAGATGAGTCTGCGCGAACTGCGCTCCGCCAACACCCTGCGCAGCTCGGTCATCCATCCGGGCCAGCGTCTGCGCGTGCGCCCTCTGCTCGGCGACGACGACACGGGGCTGGGTCTGCTGTCCCCGGCCGAGATCCCCTGGAACGATCTCGTGCCCCGGAGTCGCGCCGTGCCGGTGATCGCGGCGGACAACGGACCGTACCTGTACTCCGAGCCGCGGGCCGGCGCGCAGCGCAGCCGTCACCACCGCGAGGGCTCGGCGCACGGTCCGCGCGCCACCTACCAGCAGGCGCGCCGACTGTGGGATTCCTTCGACGCGCGGATCGAGACGCTCGGCCGGTCGAGTCGTTCGCTCGAGGGCCTGACCGTGATCCTCGATCCGGGTCACGGGGGACGGGACCCCGGCACGATCGTTCCCACGCGGATCGACGACAGCCGCACGGTGCACGTCGTGGAGGACGAGTACGTCTACGACATCTCGTTGCGGGTGGCCGTGCTGCTCCGCCTGCACGGCGCCGACGTCCACCTCTCGTTGTTGAGCCCGAACCACCTCCTGCGCTCGAACGACCCCGCCACGGCCACCTTCGTGAACGAACAGAACGAGGTGTACAACAGCGCACGGATCAACCGGCGCAACTCCGCGTCGTCGTGGCCACGCGGGGGAAACCACGGCCTCCGCAACCGTGTCCGCACGATCCGCGAGCTGGCCGCGACGGCCGGCTCGAACCGTACGCTGCTGATCAGCCTGCACGCCGACAACAGCCCCCGATCGCCCGAAGCGGTCACCGTGTTCCACGCTCGGCGCGACCGGGTCTCGCGCGACTTCGCGCGTGACGTGCTGCCCGCCTTCGGAGCCGGTGCGCGCGCTCGTGGCTACGACTACTACGTCCTCCGCCACGCTCCGACGGACCTCGCGGTGCTCGTCGAGATCCGCAACCTGGCGCACGCCGCCCACGCCTGGGCGCTGCGCGACGTGAAGCTCCGTCAGCGCGACGCCGAGAAGGTCGTCAAGGGCGTTCTCGACTGGGCGGCGAGCGGGGCACTCGAGCGTCGGGTGGCCACCACCGGTCGCTGA
- a CDS encoding glycoside hydrolase 100 family protein, translated as MSSQIRTEAWELLESAVVAHRSEPVGSVAARDDQPETINYHHVFTRDFAVCALAHLLRGESDIVRNFLDLLVDLQNTEKQMDCFEPGEGLMPASFDVTTEDGLEVIRPDFGQSAIGRVAPVDSGFWWLLVANAYVRSTGDRSLIETDGFQRAIRYVLDLALTQRYEMSPTLLVPDGSFMIDRRMGVYGHPVDVQSLFHAAVRAAGELLVPDQQGSTYRDAADARARHLAYHLRTYYWLDLRRINEIHRYGLDEFGATAVNKFNIHPDTIPDWLFDWIPREGGYFAGNLGPGRIDFRVFGQGNLLAVVTGLATEEQGQAILDLWEARWDDLVGEMPLKICFPAVEGRDWRILTGSDPKNTPWSYHNAGSWPVLIWLLAAAALRGGRRALAERAVELAEQRLASDRWPEYYDGRRGRFVGRRARHLQTWSAGGYLVARQLLDAPDGLDLLDFDREVGESSCEPDEG; from the coding sequence TTGAGCTCGCAGATCCGCACCGAGGCCTGGGAACTGCTCGAGAGCGCCGTCGTGGCACATCGGAGCGAGCCGGTGGGTTCGGTCGCCGCCCGGGACGACCAGCCGGAAACGATCAATTATCACCATGTGTTCACCAGGGATTTCGCCGTCTGTGCGCTTGCACATCTGCTCCGCGGCGAGTCGGACATCGTACGCAACTTCCTCGACCTGCTCGTCGATCTCCAGAACACCGAGAAGCAGATGGACTGCTTCGAGCCCGGCGAGGGCCTCATGCCGGCGAGCTTCGACGTCACGACCGAGGACGGGCTCGAGGTGATCCGGCCCGACTTCGGGCAGAGCGCGATCGGGCGGGTCGCGCCGGTCGACTCGGGTTTCTGGTGGCTGCTGGTGGCCAACGCCTACGTGCGGTCGACGGGTGACCGCTCGTTGATCGAGACCGACGGATTCCAACGGGCGATCCGCTACGTCCTCGATCTGGCCCTGACGCAGCGCTACGAGATGTCGCCCACCCTTCTCGTGCCCGACGGCTCGTTCATGATCGACCGCCGCATGGGTGTGTACGGTCACCCCGTCGACGTGCAGAGCCTCTTCCACGCCGCCGTACGCGCCGCCGGTGAACTCCTCGTTCCCGATCAGCAGGGCTCGACCTACCGTGACGCCGCCGACGCCCGGGCCCGCCACCTGGCCTACCACCTGCGGACCTACTACTGGCTGGACCTGCGCCGGATCAACGAGATCCACCGCTACGGCCTCGACGAATTCGGGGCGACCGCGGTGAACAAGTTCAACATCCACCCCGATACCATTCCCGACTGGCTGTTCGACTGGATTCCCCGCGAGGGCGGATATTTCGCCGGCAACCTCGGACCGGGCCGGATCGACTTCCGGGTCTTCGGTCAGGGCAACCTGTTGGCGGTGGTCACCGGGCTGGCCACCGAAGAGCAGGGTCAGGCCATTCTCGACCTCTGGGAGGCCCGCTGGGACGACCTGGTGGGCGAGATGCCGCTGAAGATCTGCTTCCCGGCGGTGGAAGGTCGCGACTGGCGGATCCTCACCGGCTCCGATCCGAAGAACACCCCGTGGTCGTACCACAACGCCGGGAGCTGGCCGGTGCTCATCTGGCTGCTGGCCGCCGCAGCCCTGCGCGGTGGACGCCGGGCCCTGGCCGAGCGGGCCGTCGAGCTCGCCGAGCAGCGGCTGGCGTCCGACCGTTGGCCCGAGTACTACGACGGCCGCCGCGGCCGTTTCGTGGGGCGCCGTGCCCGCCACCTCCAGACGTGGTCGGCGGGGGGGTACCTGGTCGCTCGTCAGTTGCTCGACGCCCCCGACGGACTCGACCTCCTGGACTTCGACCGCGAGGTGGGCGAGAGCTCGTGCGAGCCGGACGAGGGTTGA
- a CDS encoding ATP-grasp domain-containing protein, translated as MSKNVFVVGLDDFNRSKLEAVRDRESFEYHELLPLNAVQGVDRFPVGDWLADARARLDGFPRSIDAIIGFWDFPVSLMVPILETEYDTPGCPLEAVVRCEHKYWSRLNQQEVAPDAVPSFQALDPFDDDVVDRVELAYPFWIKPVKAFASQLGFRVDDQEDLRRAIEKIRRGIGRFAEPFDEILGHVDLPDEVAHVTASWCVAEEILTGTQHTIEGYVHDGEVHVHGVIDSLNYPDSHSFFRYQYPSRLPRSVQERAGKLVRTVLHRVGFEESPFNIEIFHDEDSDRMSLLEMNTRISQSHSDLFEKVDGFSNHDVLVHLATGEAPEPMAREGEFACASKCQLRAFAGDTITRVPDEDDIARVREELPGTIVVVQCHEGQRLEDLRDQDSYSYRLAVVYLGADSEDELLRRWDRCRELLDFEVDDQRV; from the coding sequence ATGAGCAAGAACGTATTCGTCGTCGGGCTCGACGATTTCAATCGCAGTAAGCTCGAGGCGGTCCGCGACCGTGAGTCCTTCGAGTACCACGAGCTGCTGCCGCTGAACGCCGTACAGGGCGTGGACCGGTTTCCGGTCGGCGACTGGTTGGCCGACGCCAGGGCCAGACTGGACGGCTTCCCGCGTAGCATCGACGCGATCATCGGCTTCTGGGACTTCCCGGTGAGTCTCATGGTGCCGATTCTGGAAACCGAGTACGACACGCCCGGATGCCCCCTGGAGGCCGTGGTCCGCTGCGAGCACAAGTACTGGAGCCGCCTGAACCAGCAAGAGGTCGCGCCCGACGCGGTCCCGAGCTTCCAGGCTCTCGATCCCTTCGACGACGACGTCGTCGACCGCGTGGAGCTCGCGTACCCGTTCTGGATCAAGCCGGTCAAGGCCTTCGCTTCGCAGCTCGGCTTCCGTGTGGACGACCAGGAAGACCTGAGACGAGCCATCGAGAAGATCCGCCGCGGCATCGGGCGATTCGCCGAACCCTTCGACGAGATCCTGGGTCACGTAGACCTTCCCGACGAGGTCGCCCACGTCACCGCGTCCTGGTGCGTCGCCGAGGAGATCCTGACCGGGACCCAACACACCATCGAGGGCTATGTCCACGACGGAGAGGTCCATGTCCACGGTGTGATCGACTCCTTGAACTATCCGGACTCGCATTCGTTCTTCCGGTACCAGTATCCCTCGCGGCTTCCACGCAGTGTGCAGGAGCGGGCCGGAAAGCTCGTCCGCACCGTTCTCCACCGTGTCGGCTTCGAGGAGTCGCCGTTCAACATCGAGATCTTCCACGACGAGGACAGCGACCGAATGTCGTTGCTCGAGATGAACACCAGGATCTCCCAGTCGCACAGTGACCTCTTCGAGAAGGTCGACGGATTCTCGAACCACGACGTCCTGGTCCATCTGGCCACGGGCGAGGCCCCGGAACCGATGGCCCGTGAGGGTGAGTTCGCCTGTGCATCCAAGTGCCAGTTGCGCGCCTTCGCGGGCGACACGATCACACGGGTTCCCGACGAAGACGACATTGCGCGTGTCCGGGAAGAGCTGCCGGGCACGATCGTCGTCGTTCAGTGTCATGAAGGCCAGCGGCTGGAGGACCTTCGGGATCAGGACTCCTACAGCTACCGACTGGCGGTCGTGTACCTCGGTGCCGACAGCGAGGACGAGCTGCTCCGTCGCTGGGACCGATGTCGCGAACTGCTCGACTTCGAGGTCGACGACCAACGGGTGTGA
- a CDS encoding CocE/NonD family hydrolase: MDVSARRRIDTELPHAVRCEETVWITMSDGIRLAARLWIPVGAEEDPVPAILEYIPYRRRDRTRVRDSMNHAWTAGHGYACLRVDMRGSGDSEGLLTDEYLQQELDDGVEVIRWIADQPWCDGTVGMVGISWGGFNGLQIAALQPPELKAVISVCSTDDRYADDVHYMGGCLLGDNLSWASIMFHRNSMPPDPAVVGEDWRDLWYRRLDGSGLWLETWLRHQRRDHYWKHGSVCEDPARIRCPVLAVSGWADGYSNAVFRLVESLDAPAHGLIGPWSHRYPHDGVPGPAIGFLQESLRWWDHWLKGEDRGLDDEPRLRAWMQDSVSPSAHYEERPGRWVAEPGWPSPRIEERTWKLSPLRLESADADVPETQFYVCSPLRLGLYAGKWCSYAGPPDLPGDQREEDGGALVFDSEPLDEAVEILGAPTVELELSADRPVAMVAVRLSDVRSDHRANRVTYGLLNLTHRDGHEHPEPLEPGRRYRVRVDMNHVAHTFPVGHRLRLAVSTSYWPLAWTPPAVAELTVTGGRSTMTLPVRPPRTEDAELRAFEPPATAPGTPTRRIHPRQHGWTVHRDLATDRATLEVLKDEGLVRLEDIELDFEESSREWYTVEDDRADTARGEADWRYRLRRDGWEVRARTRTVLTSDAEFFHLHAQLDAWEGERRVYSRNWTRRIPRDLV, encoded by the coding sequence ATGGACGTGTCTGCGAGACGGAGGATCGATACCGAACTGCCGCACGCGGTGCGGTGTGAGGAGACCGTCTGGATCACGATGTCCGACGGCATCCGGTTGGCGGCCCGCCTGTGGATTCCGGTGGGTGCGGAGGAGGATCCGGTTCCTGCGATCCTCGAGTACATTCCGTACCGAAGACGCGACCGCACCCGTGTACGCGACAGCATGAACCACGCCTGGACGGCGGGGCACGGCTACGCGTGCCTGCGGGTCGACATGCGGGGGAGCGGTGACTCGGAAGGCTTGCTCACCGACGAATACCTGCAGCAGGAGCTCGACGACGGCGTCGAGGTGATCCGATGGATCGCCGATCAACCCTGGTGCGACGGCACGGTCGGCATGGTCGGGATCTCCTGGGGAGGATTCAACGGTCTGCAGATCGCGGCCCTGCAGCCCCCCGAGTTGAAGGCCGTGATCAGCGTGTGTTCGACCGACGACCGTTACGCGGACGATGTCCACTACATGGGGGGATGCCTCCTCGGCGACAACCTCTCGTGGGCGTCGATCATGTTCCATCGCAACTCCATGCCGCCCGATCCGGCGGTCGTGGGGGAAGACTGGCGCGACCTGTGGTACCGGCGCCTCGACGGCTCGGGACTCTGGCTCGAGACCTGGTTGCGGCACCAGAGACGTGATCACTACTGGAAGCACGGCTCCGTGTGCGAGGACCCGGCGCGGATCCGATGTCCGGTGCTCGCCGTGAGTGGGTGGGCCGACGGCTACTCGAATGCGGTGTTCCGTCTGGTGGAGAGCCTCGATGCCCCGGCCCACGGCCTGATCGGCCCGTGGAGTCATCGATATCCTCACGACGGCGTGCCCGGTCCGGCGATCGGATTCCTGCAGGAATCCCTGCGGTGGTGGGACCACTGGCTCAAGGGCGAGGATCGAGGTCTCGACGACGAACCACGTCTCCGAGCCTGGATGCAGGACAGCGTCTCGCCGAGTGCGCACTACGAGGAGCGCCCGGGGCGTTGGGTGGCCGAGCCGGGATGGCCTTCACCGCGCATCGAAGAGCGGACCTGGAAGCTCTCTCCACTCCGCCTCGAATCGGCCGACGCAGACGTCCCCGAGACGCAGTTCTACGTCTGTTCGCCGCTCCGTCTCGGTCTGTACGCGGGCAAGTGGTGCAGTTATGCCGGCCCCCCGGACCTTCCCGGCGACCAGCGGGAGGAGGACGGCGGCGCCCTGGTCTTCGACAGCGAACCGCTCGACGAGGCCGTCGAGATCCTGGGTGCGCCCACGGTCGAACTCGAGCTGAGTGCCGATCGCCCGGTGGCCATGGTGGCCGTACGTCTGTCGGACGTACGGTCCGACCACCGCGCCAATCGTGTCACCTATGGCCTGCTCAATCTGACCCATCGCGATGGTCACGAGCACCCCGAGCCGCTGGAGCCGGGGCGGCGCTACCGCGTCCGGGTCGACATGAACCACGTCGCCCACACGTTTCCCGTCGGACACCGGCTGCGCCTTGCGGTGTCGACCTCGTACTGGCCGCTCGCGTGGACACCTCCGGCCGTCGCCGAACTCACCGTGACGGGTGGCCGGAGCACCATGACACTTCCGGTCCGCCCCCCTCGCACCGAGGACGCCGAGCTCCGTGCCTTCGAGCCACCGGCGACGGCGCCGGGCACACCGACACGGCGCATCCATCCCCGGCAGCACGGCTGGACGGTGCACCGTGACCTGGCGACCGATCGCGCGACGCTCGAAGTGCTCAAGGACGAGGGCCTGGTACGCCTCGAGGACATCGAGCTGGATTTCGAGGAGAGCTCGCGCGAGTGGTACACGGTCGAGGACGACCGGGCCGACACGGCGCGGGGGGAGGCCGATTGGCGGTACCGTTTGCGGCGCGACGGCTGGGAGGTCAGGGCCCGCACCCGGACGGTGCTCACCTCCGACGCCGAGTTCTTCCATCTGCACGCCCAGCTCGATGCCTGGGAGGGCGAACGTCGGGTCTACTCCCGGAACTGGACCCGCCGGATTCCGCGGGACCTCGTGTGA